In Quercus lobata isolate SW786 chromosome 12, ValleyOak3.0 Primary Assembly, whole genome shotgun sequence, a genomic segment contains:
- the LOC115972441 gene encoding uncharacterized protein LOC115972441, with product MKTEHTEMESSIEIHDDKFVEFPLSPTLTKDNKLTDAFDPLRLEEKVPSLEVDPLKSPTLKKEAERLSQSAAKGDWNEVQKICQANWLFDIPITKLEDTVLHLAVYNKQENIFKLLVQQFSSGSLHVISYLKKKNAKGDTPLHHAASVGSEKMCRIITEFHSTTLLSVPNDEGETPLFSAALHGRKDSFLYLHSICGTEERSNYCKRSNGDSILHCAISEEHYELSLIILCRYKDLVNHRNNAGMTPLHLLASKPSAFKSGSNLRWFESIIYHSFSTTEEELISRADDQNLEKEPVTHGAFDRKGSKKAVGEVDAEDPERHHFTWGGYDSRNGAREHQFPSNYKTCSLFAKLVFKALRYLFIEPLQKAKEVRRTKERHTWSILIMNELLKDAEMYPIPPSVRKSVDKKLEKGTPQADATEKINSRQLTKICEDKFPRNYQTCINFIQFLCDMAQDEKEKEGDTEPTEVILMAAKNGITEMVRKILEIYPVAMYDVDKDQKNIVLLTVEHKQPRVYELLLSLKKKNVIKDNLFSEVDNKGNSVLHLAATKAEFSWPVPGAASQMQWEIRWYEYIKNSMERSLLPLLNKKGQTPEEIFTKTHEDLVKQGGDWLSSTANACSVVAGLFVTSTFSTATNLPEVVEGNKHSEASKIFASSSFVSFYTSLVAVVMFLSILTSGYREKDFRHALPWKLLLGLTAFYMSIASTLVSFTTGHFFIFRNQLKFVSSTSYIVAYALVTLFSMAVFPLFFHLVWATLKKVPQRKYRLTIPHWLSED from the exons TTGACAGATGCTTTTGATCCACTTCGGCTTGAAGAAAAAGTCCCATCATTAGAGGTAGATCCCCTTAAATCTCCGACCTTGAAGAAGGAAGCAGAAAGATTATCTCAAAGTGCCGCCAAAGGTGATTGGAATGAAGTCCAGAAAATATGTCAAGCAAACTGGCTTTTCGATATCCCGATCACCAAGTTAGAGGACACAGTACTCCATCTAGCAGTCTACAATaagcaagaaaatatttttaaacttcTGGTACAACAATTTTCTTCGGGAAGTCTTCACGTGAtatcttatttaaaaaagaaaaacgccAAAGGAGATACCCCTCTCCACCATGCAGCATCAGTGGGGAGCGAGAAAATGTGTCGCATCATCACTGAATTTCACTCAACAACGTTGCTAAGTGTTCCTAACGATGAAGGTGAGACCCCTCTCTTCTCAGCAGCACTTCATGGTCGCAAAGATTCTTTCCTTTACCTCCACTCTATATGCGGCACTGAAGAACGATCCAATTACTGTAAAAGGAGTAATGGTGACTCTATTCTCCATTGTGCCATCTCTGAAGAACATTATG AATTGTCCTTAATAATACTTTGTCGGTATAAAGACCTTGTAAACCATCGTAATAATGCTGGCATGACCCCTCTCCATCTCCTAGCGAGTAAGCCTTCCGCCTTCAAAAGTGGCAGCAATCTCCGATGGTTTGAAAGTATCATCTATCACT CATTTTCCACAACAGAGGAGGAACTAATTTCGCGAGCAGATGATCAGAACCTTGAAAAAGAACCAGTCACCCATGGAG CATTTGACAGAAAAGGTTCAAAGAAAGCAGTCGGCGAAGTTGATGCAGAGGACCCTGAAAGACACCACTTTACCTGGGGAG GATACGACTCACGCAATGGAGCTCGAGAGCATCAATTTCCATCTAATTACAAAACCTGCTCTTTGTTTGCAAAACTTGTCTTCAAGGCATTgcgatatttatttattg AACCTTTGCAGAAGGCAAAGGAGGTAAGGAGGACGAAGGAGAGGCACACATGGTCTATTCTGATCATGAACGAACTGTTGAAGGACGCTGAGATGTATCCGATTCCGCCATCAGTCCGCAAAAGCGTAGACAAAAAGCTTGAAAAAG GTACACCGCAGGCTGATGCGACTGAGAAAATCAATTCGAGACAATTGACAAAAATATGTGAAGACAAGTTTCCCAGGAACTACCAAACATGCATCAACTTCATTCAATTTCTGTGCGATATGGCTCAAGATG agaaagaaaaggaaggagaCACTGAGCCTACAGAGGTAATACTAATGGCAGCGAAGAATGGAATTACTGAAATGGTTAGAAAAATCCTTGAAATTTATCCTGTGGCCATGTATGATGTGGATAAAGACCAAAAGAACATAGTGCTATTGACAGTGGAGCATAAGCAACCTCGTGTATATGAACTCCTACTCTCTCTCAAGAAGAAGAATGTTATAAAAGACAACTTATTTAGTGAAGTGGATAATAAAGGTAACAGTGTACTGCATCTTGCTGCGACAAAAGCGGAATTTAGTTGGCCAGTTCCAGGAGCAGCATCCCAAATGCAATGGGAAATCAGATGGTATGAG TACATAAAGAACTCCATGGAAAGAAGCCTCCTGCCTCTCCTCAACAAGAAAGGCCAAACCCCAGAGGAGATTTTCACCAAAACACATGAGGATCTTGTTAAACAAGGAGGGGATTGGCTAAGTAGCACCGCAAATGCATGCTCGGTCGTAGCAGGCCTCTTTGTAACGAGTACCTTTTCCACGGCAACCAACTTGCCTGAGGTTGTTGAAGGAAATAAACACTCCGAGGCATCCAAAATTTTTGCCAGCTCATCCTTTGTGTCCTTTTACACTTCACTCGTAGCAGTGGTCATGTTCCTTTCAATTCTCACATCTGGGTATAGAGAAAAAGATTTCCGCCACGCCTTACCATGGAAGCTTTTGCTGGGTTTAACAGCTTTCTACATGTCCATAGCTTCTACCTTGGTATCTTTCACAACCGGACATTTCTTCATCTTTAGGAATCAACTAAAATTTGTGTCTTCCACCTCGTATATAGTGGCCTACGCGTTGGTAACATTGTTTTCTATGGCAGTGTTTCCacttttctttcatttggtGTGGGCTACCTTGAAGAAGGTGCCACAACGCAAATACAGGTTGACTATTCCTCATTGGCTTTCGGAAGATTAA